A region of Chitinophaga horti DNA encodes the following proteins:
- a CDS encoding glycoside hydrolase family 88 protein: MKGKWALIATLLAGGMYTAACAQSTGGGALKPPTTPAEDVKRMAFTVTEDIWKDSLVMNPGHPVKWSYDQGVVLEGITLLWKNTGNGDYFRYIQKSMDHFVDKDGNVRFYKESEYNIDHIKNARILLTLYKVTGQEKYRKAIEKFRNQLRNHPRTKEGGFWHKQRYPWQMWLDGLYMGEPFYAEYAALFNEPAAFDDITRQFVLMEKHSLDSKTGLLYHGYDESREQRWADKTTGRSPHFWGRAMGWYGMGLVDALEYFPAKHPGRDSLIAILNRFATVVAKYQDPKSGAWYQVLDRATSKGNYLESSATCMFVYAITKGVRLGYLPQKFLATAEKGYKGIQQQFLEPTAKGGLNLKGTVSVAGLGGDPYRDGSYEYYLSEKVITNDPKGVGAYLLAAGELSIAKSQNNGRGLTVVLDQYYNNEWKNGARTHYVWNEMSNGGYSLWGHLFHKQGVKTDTLSVAPTASGLSKANIYIITDPDTEKETASPNGVTAPAADAVYNWVKGGGVLVVMQNDSGNAEIKGFNKMTERFGIKFNENSIHRVQGNQYEQGALTVDAGNKVFTSARKLYIKELSTIQVQPPATPVLQENGAVIIASAKVGKGAVFAVGDPWFYNEYLDGRKLPAIYENYQAASDLVNWLIKEAKSN; the protein is encoded by the coding sequence ATGAAAGGTAAATGGGCATTAATAGCAACATTGTTAGCAGGCGGCATGTATACGGCTGCCTGTGCACAATCCACCGGCGGCGGCGCTTTAAAGCCACCGACTACACCGGCTGAGGATGTGAAACGAATGGCTTTCACCGTAACGGAGGATATCTGGAAAGACTCGCTGGTGATGAATCCGGGCCACCCGGTAAAATGGTCGTACGACCAGGGTGTGGTGCTGGAGGGTATTACCCTGCTGTGGAAGAATACTGGCAACGGGGACTACTTCCGCTACATCCAGAAGAGCATGGACCACTTCGTGGACAAGGACGGCAATGTGCGGTTTTACAAGGAAAGCGAATACAACATCGATCATATCAAAAATGCACGCATCCTGTTGACGTTGTATAAAGTAACCGGGCAGGAAAAGTATCGCAAGGCGATCGAGAAGTTCCGTAACCAATTGCGCAATCATCCGCGTACAAAGGAAGGCGGCTTTTGGCACAAGCAGCGTTATCCCTGGCAGATGTGGCTCGACGGGCTTTACATGGGTGAACCGTTTTATGCAGAATACGCCGCCTTGTTTAACGAACCTGCCGCTTTCGATGATATTACCCGCCAGTTCGTGTTGATGGAAAAACATTCCCTCGACAGCAAAACGGGCTTATTGTATCACGGTTACGACGAATCGCGCGAGCAGCGCTGGGCTGATAAAACTACTGGCCGTTCCCCGCACTTCTGGGGCCGCGCGATGGGCTGGTATGGCATGGGACTGGTAGATGCGCTGGAATACTTTCCGGCCAAACATCCCGGCCGCGATAGCCTCATCGCCATCCTCAACCGCTTTGCCACTGTGGTAGCCAAATACCAGGACCCTAAGTCCGGCGCCTGGTACCAGGTGCTCGACCGCGCTACTTCCAAAGGCAACTACCTGGAATCGTCCGCCACCTGCATGTTCGTGTATGCGATCACGAAAGGCGTGCGTCTGGGCTACCTGCCACAGAAGTTCCTGGCAACCGCCGAGAAAGGTTATAAAGGTATTCAGCAACAATTCCTGGAGCCGACTGCGAAAGGCGGCTTGAACCTGAAAGGCACCGTAAGCGTGGCCGGTTTGGGCGGTGATCCGTATCGCGACGGCAGCTATGAATATTACCTGAGCGAAAAAGTGATTACAAATGATCCCAAAGGCGTTGGCGCTTACCTGCTGGCCGCAGGGGAGTTATCGATCGCAAAGTCGCAGAACAACGGCCGGGGACTTACCGTGGTGCTGGATCAGTATTATAATAACGAATGGAAGAACGGCGCGCGGACGCATTATGTATGGAATGAAATGTCGAACGGCGGTTATTCGCTTTGGGGGCACCTGTTCCATAAACAAGGCGTGAAGACCGATACCTTGTCGGTAGCGCCCACTGCCAGTGGCTTATCGAAAGCAAATATCTATATCATTACAGACCCCGATACCGAAAAGGAAACGGCGTCTCCGAACGGCGTAACTGCTCCCGCAGCGGACGCGGTATACAACTGGGTGAAAGGCGGCGGCGTACTGGTGGTGATGCAAAATGATAGCGGCAACGCGGAGATCAAAGGGTTTAATAAGATGACGGAGCGCTTTGGAATTAAATTTAACGAGAACAGCATTCATCGCGTACAGGGCAACCAGTATGAACAGGGGGCTTTAACGGTTGATGCCGGTAACAAGGTATTTACAAGTGCCCGTAAACTTTATATCAAGGAACTGTCTACGATCCAGGTGCAACCACCCGCCACGCCTGTATTGCAGGAAAACGGTGCGGTGATCATTGCCAGCGCAAAGGTGGGCAAAGGAGCCGTGTTTGCTGTGGGCGACCCCTGGTTTTACAACGAATACCTCGACGGGCGTAAACTGCCTGCCATATATGAAAATTACCAGGCAGCCTCCGACCTGGTGAACTGGTTGATCAAAGAAGCGAAAAGTAATTAA